Proteins from one Oncorhynchus masou masou isolate Uvic2021 chromosome 12, UVic_Omas_1.1, whole genome shotgun sequence genomic window:
- the LOC135549369 gene encoding trace amine-associated receptor 13c-like — protein sequence MAFSEVDGYQAVQYCFPLHNSSCVKEERSIAENILLHLFFFSVSSFTVFVNLLVIISISHFKQLHTPTNLLILSLAVSDLLVGIVVIPVEGIKVIESCWYLGETTCSVFHGIVFSVIFSSLYNLVIIAVDRYVAVCDPLLYISKITIGKTLTSIFLTWIFSFIYNLVILYCNGQWYRSQAHKNCHGECVLIISFTWGIIDLFVSFVAPCSVIICLYMNIFKVARIQVKVMNITTRIKMSENKATKTLGVVLLVFLVGWITYYVGSLSEDYLAHSDVIIAFLSWVVYINSFINPLIYALFYPWFKTAVRHILTLHILAPSSSLINLFPENC from the coding sequence ATGGCGTTCAGTGAAGTGGATGGATATCAAGCAGTACAATACTGTTTTCCTCTCCACAACTCGTCTTGCGTTAAGGAGGAACGATCCATAGCAGAAAATATACTCCTGCACCTTTTCTTTTTCTCTGTGTCATCATTCACAGTGTTTGTGAATCTGCTGGTGatcatctccatctctcacttCAAGCAGCTCCACACTCCAACCAAcctgctcatcctctctctggctgtgtcagaTCTCCTGGTTGGGATTGTTGTGATTCCAGTGGAGGGCATCAAAGTCATCGAGTCATGCTGGTATCTTGGTGAAACAACGTGTTCAGTTTTTCATGGGATTGTTTTCTCTGTCATTTTTTCATCTCTATACAATTTAGTCATCATAGCTGTTGACAGATATGTTGCTGTTTGTGATCCTTTACTCTACATTTCAAAAATAACTATTGGAAAAACATTGACTTCTATATTCCTAACCTGGATATTTTCTTTTATATATAATCTTGTTATTCTATACTGTAATGGTCAATGGTATCGTTCTCAGGCACACAAGAACTGCCATGGAGAATGTGTGTTGATTATCAGTTTTACATGGGGAATTATTGACCTTTTTGTCTCCTTTGTTGCACCTTGTTCTGTTATTATATGCTTATACATGAACATTTTCAAAGTGGCAAGAATTCAAGTAAAAGTGATGAATATCACAACCAGGATCAAGATGTCAGAGAATAAGGCAACCAAAACACTGGGGGTTGTGTTATTGGTTTTCCTCGTCGGTTGGATCACATATTACGTTGGTTCACTTTCTGAGGACTACTTGGCACATTCAGATGTCATCATAGCATTTCTCTCCTGGGTTGTGTACATTAATTCATTCATTAACCCTCTGATATATGCATTGTTTTACCCATGGTTCAAAACAGCAGTAAGACACATCTTAACCTTACATATCCTAGCACCCTCATCCTCCTTAATAAATCTCTTTCCAGAAAATTGTTag